TTGCTTTTAGAGACAGTTTTTACGAGACGGAGTCTCATTTCTCGACTGCGCAGCAGTCATTTCCCGTAGGGCGAAGCCCTGCGTCCCACAGTCGCCTCAGCGACTAAACGACTGTTTCCCGATCGCCTCACAATCGTTTAACAACAAAACCCCCCGATGCTGTGCATTGGGGGGTTTGTCATGCCAACCCTTCGACGCGTCTAGGACGCTTAGGGCATCTTATTGCTTATCTCCATCAGCGAATCGCTGGGAGAATAATCTTCATTTTCATAAATGAACTCGTGCAGGTATCTTGCATTGTCCACAAGGGTCATCGGCTTTAAGTAGTAAACTCCACCAAACAATCCGCCCTTGCTGTGTTCGTCAAGTGGAAGCCTGCTGTCCGCAATGGATGAGGTTCCGCTAGTCATGACTCTTGTTCCAAGGCTTAGTATCTCAGATCTTGACAAGCTCGTCTGCACATAAGGAAGAAGGCTGTCTGCAAGGCTCATGGCTCTTGTAATGGATCTGTCTCTAAGCACCTTGTTAAGCACGTTCTCCAGGACTGTCCTCTGTCTTTCAGTACGTTCGTAGTCCGCATTTCCTATATTACGGATCCTGCTGTAATCAACTGCCTGGGAACCGTTTAAGGTGTGAAGACCTCCAGAGCTTATGCCTGAAATCTGTGTAGCTTCGGCGCTGCTTATTTCAATGTCAACTCCGCCTACTGCATCCACTATTCTTTCCATGGCATCGAAGTTTAC
The DNA window shown above is from Alkalibacter saccharofermentans DSM 14828 and carries:
- a CDS encoding LCP family protein, giving the protein MPSAARIRKNNKNKKKRLKKILIATFAIIVVLTSAAFLFVNNMFGKMDQVKINEDDLGITDNSNKKITNIALFGIDTRGNSYDNSRTDSIMIATVDTDNKKIKLTSIMRDTYVSIPGKKYDKINHAYAYGGPELAIKTINTNFDMNIRDFVTVNFDAMERIVDAVGGVDIEISSAEATQISGISSGGLHTLNGSQAVDYSRIRNIGNADYERTERQRTVLENVLNKVLRDRSITRAMSLADSLLPYVQTSLSRSEILSLGTRVMTSGTSSIADSRLPLDEHSKGGLFGGVYYLKPMTLVDNARYLHEFIYENEDYSPSDSLMEISNKMP